The following are encoded together in the Pedobacter sp. D749 genome:
- a CDS encoding phosphatase PAP2 family protein, translated as MKRFLGMLLIMVIYTSQTYATAVIHSIQIIDSVKNVPADSLGRWYAGNPIQKRRFQATAFIAPVLLAGYGFAAVYDHGALKQLDISTRAELQEDHPLFAAHVDDYLQFAPAAAVYALNLSGIKGKHNLFDASMLYATSAAIMGVSTHFVKQGVGRERPDGSGTNSFPSGHTASAFMAAEFLHQEYKDVNPWIGYAGYFVATATGTLRMYNNKHWFSDVVAGAGFGIASTKISYLVYPYIKSLFTTKKDGNFTFMPFHQQGSTGLMLSGRF; from the coding sequence ATGAAAAGGTTTTTAGGAATGCTGTTGATTATGGTAATTTATACCAGTCAAACTTATGCCACTGCCGTTATTCATTCGATCCAAATTATAGATTCTGTTAAAAATGTTCCTGCAGATTCGTTAGGACGATGGTATGCTGGTAATCCGATCCAGAAAAGAAGGTTTCAGGCAACAGCATTTATTGCACCGGTTTTACTTGCCGGCTACGGTTTTGCAGCTGTTTATGATCATGGTGCGTTAAAACAACTGGATATAAGTACCAGGGCAGAATTACAGGAAGATCATCCTTTATTTGCGGCCCATGTTGATGATTATCTTCAATTTGCACCTGCTGCTGCCGTATATGCACTAAATTTATCAGGTATAAAAGGTAAACACAATTTGTTTGATGCTTCGATGTTATATGCTACATCAGCTGCAATTATGGGTGTTTCTACCCATTTTGTGAAACAGGGCGTTGGTAGAGAACGGCCTGATGGATCGGGGACAAATTCTTTTCCTTCAGGGCATACCGCTTCTGCATTTATGGCTGCTGAATTTCTGCACCAGGAGTATAAAGATGTTAACCCATGGATAGGTTATGCTGGTTATTTTGTTGCAACGGCAACCGGAACATTGCGGATGTATAATAATAAACACTGGTTTAGTGATGTTGTGGCCGGTGCCGGATTCGGGATTGCTTCCACAAAGATATCTTATCTTGTATATCCATATATCAAAAGCCTTTTTACCACAAAAAAAGATGGGAATTTTACATTTATGCCCTTCCACCAACAAGGTAGCACGGGTTTAATGCTTTCGGGCAGATTTTAA
- a CDS encoding HAMP domain-containing sensor histidine kinase produces the protein MKLSNRYNKANILTSIFVLIITGIIYYVVIHFILTEKLDRDLAVEENEINQYVNTFHKLPLPASYLDQQISYKTLNGINSEREFLNTIYFNPKERENEPGRSLVTVVHLDGKTIAVTITKSRVESENLIRIILLITLGITVVLLLSLLLINRFVLNRLWRPFYSILSRMKAFEVTRMDTIEQEPTKIDEFNELNKSVNAMAERVRQDYKELKSFTDNASHEMMTPLAVINSKLDSLLQTESFTEQQGALLEDIYHATGKLSRLHQSLLLLAKIENNLIPDFQHIELKEIVEAKTRQFQELLEKDGLILTEDLAPVEVKMSRYLADILLNNLFSNAVRHNVSGGYIHVKLDQQGLIISNSGNPGHLQTKIFDRFSKAIDSEGMGLGLAITKQICNLYGFRIGYHEESGEHVFTVYFGG, from the coding sequence ATGAAACTCTCCAACCGTTACAATAAGGCAAATATTTTAACCTCTATCTTTGTATTAATCATTACGGGCATTATTTACTACGTTGTAATCCATTTTATTTTAACCGAAAAATTAGATCGCGATTTAGCTGTTGAAGAAAATGAAATTAACCAGTATGTAAACACTTTCCATAAACTCCCTTTACCTGCAAGCTATCTCGATCAACAGATATCATATAAAACCCTAAACGGAATTAATTCAGAAAGAGAATTTCTAAATACCATTTATTTTAACCCGAAAGAACGTGAAAACGAACCTGGGCGGAGTCTCGTCACCGTTGTACATTTAGATGGTAAAACCATAGCGGTAACCATAACCAAATCGAGGGTAGAATCAGAAAACCTGATTAGGATCATTCTTTTAATAACGCTCGGAATTACGGTTGTTTTGCTTTTATCCTTATTGCTGATCAACAGGTTTGTACTGAACAGGCTTTGGCGTCCCTTTTATTCTATTTTGAGCCGGATGAAAGCTTTCGAAGTAACCCGAATGGATACTATTGAACAAGAGCCAACTAAAATTGATGAGTTTAACGAGCTTAATAAGTCTGTAAATGCCATGGCCGAAAGGGTAAGGCAAGACTATAAGGAACTAAAAAGTTTTACTGATAATGCCTCGCACGAAATGATGACTCCATTAGCCGTAATTAATTCTAAATTAGATTCTTTGCTGCAAACAGAGTCGTTTACCGAGCAGCAGGGCGCATTATTGGAAGATATTTATCATGCCACGGGCAAATTATCAAGATTGCATCAATCGCTATTATTGTTGGCCAAAATTGAAAATAACCTGATTCCCGATTTTCAGCATATCGAACTTAAAGAAATAGTAGAGGCGAAGACTCGCCAGTTTCAAGAGTTATTGGAAAAAGACGGACTGATCCTGACAGAAGATCTTGCCCCGGTTGAGGTTAAAATGAGCCGTTACCTGGCAGATATTCTGTTGAACAATCTTTTTAGTAATGCGGTACGGCATAATGTAAGTGGTGGGTACATTCATGTTAAACTTGATCAGCAGGGCTTAATCATTTCCAATTCTGGAAACCCAGGTCATCTGCAAACCAAAATCTTCGATCGCTTTTCAAAAGCTATAGATTCTGAAGGCATGGGGCTGGGGTTAGCCATAACCAAACAGATCTGTAACCTTTATGGCTTTCGCATCGGTTATCACGAAGAAAGTGGTGAACATGTTTTTACAGTCTATTTTGGTGGTTAA
- a CDS encoding response regulator transcription factor has protein sequence MKILVIEDEQALLESILAYFTGEGNICEHASDFAAANEKISLYSYDCILLDLGLPGGEGLELLTKLKQLKKRDGVLIISARHSLDDKLMGLDLGADDYLVKPFHLSELKARVSAIIRRKNFDGNNVILFNEITIDVSAMKITVKGNQAFLTKKEFDLLVYFLSNRNKVVTKNAMAEHLWGDEMDLSDDFDFIYTHVKNLRKKLLEAGAADYLRSVYGIGYKFGDI, from the coding sequence ATGAAAATTTTAGTCATTGAGGATGAACAGGCTTTATTAGAAAGTATCCTTGCTTATTTTACAGGCGAGGGCAACATTTGCGAGCATGCTTCAGATTTTGCCGCTGCCAATGAAAAAATATCACTTTATAGCTATGATTGTATTCTTTTGGATCTAGGTTTGCCCGGTGGGGAAGGACTGGAACTGTTAACCAAGCTTAAACAACTAAAAAAAAGAGATGGAGTATTAATTATTTCTGCACGCCACTCTTTAGATGATAAATTGATGGGGCTGGATCTTGGTGCAGATGATTACTTGGTTAAGCCTTTTCATTTGTCAGAGCTTAAAGCGCGTGTAAGTGCTATTATCCGCAGAAAAAATTTTGACGGCAACAATGTTATTCTTTTCAACGAGATAACCATTGATGTTTCAGCAATGAAAATTACCGTTAAAGGCAATCAGGCATTCCTCACCAAAAAAGAGTTCGACCTGTTGGTGTATTTTCTTTCTAACCGTAATAAAGTGGTCACTAAAAATGCAATGGCCGAGCATCTTTGGGGCGATGAAATGGACCTGTCGGATGATTTCGACTTTATTTATACTCACGTTAAAAATCTCCGTAAAAAACTGCTCGAAGCCGGAGCAGCAGATTATCTTCGTTCTGTTTATGGGATAGGCTATAAATTTGGCGATATATGA
- a CDS encoding DUF6266 family protein gives MGKIENGINGGFTGTVGAVTGYYLNGKWVIRSKRKKSITNKTGSADQKASRSRFTMMQTFLSPMVAFIRIGFNLESKKRMMTAHNVAKSYNMLNAQNIAGEIDYASIRLSFGNASGAEGVQLEKDDAGVYFSWIDNSNGNNTRKYDQVMLMAYDVDNKTAVFETGGARRFKERDTLALPSFYKGRTFHTWIAFIADDRMEISMSSYCGSFVF, from the coding sequence ATGGGAAAAATAGAAAACGGAATTAATGGCGGCTTCACCGGGACAGTAGGTGCCGTGACCGGTTATTACCTGAACGGGAAATGGGTCATCAGGAGCAAACGCAAAAAATCCATCACAAACAAAACCGGTAGTGCTGATCAAAAGGCCAGCAGATCCCGTTTTACCATGATGCAGACCTTCTTAAGCCCTATGGTTGCTTTTATCAGGATTGGTTTTAACCTGGAATCGAAAAAACGCATGATGACCGCCCATAATGTTGCAAAATCGTATAATATGCTAAATGCACAAAATATTGCCGGCGAAATCGACTATGCCTCGATACGTTTAAGCTTTGGAAATGCCAGCGGAGCCGAAGGTGTTCAACTGGAGAAGGATGATGCAGGCGTATATTTCAGCTGGATTGATAATTCAAATGGCAATAATACAAGGAAATATGATCAGGTAATGCTGATGGCGTATGATGTGGACAATAAAACGGCTGTATTCGAAACAGGCGGTGCCAGGCGATTTAAAGAAAGGGATACCCTGGCGCTACCCTCCTTTTATAAGGGCAGGACCTTCCATACCTGGATTGCTTTCATTGCAGACGATAGAATGGAAATATCGATGAGCAGCTATTGTGGCAGTTTCGTTTTTTAA